The uncultured Subdoligranulum sp. genomic sequence GGGGCCGCCGCTACGGTGATGGCGGCATAGGAGCCCATTATTTCGATTTTGCCCGGGCCACCGAAGAGATTGTCGGGAAACCTCAGAATTTTGAAAACGGCAACGTGTATCTGTTCGCGGATGAGGATTCTCTCTACTGGGCCTGGTCCGGTATGATTCTGGATACACCGGTGTTGCTGCGCAGCGATTTGGATGGCAGCAATTGCGAATCGGTCTATGATTTTCCCCAGGGAACCGCTATTGGTGTGTGGGATGGCGGACTGGCCAGCGACGGAGATGGGCTGTATTTTCGGTATAGCCAGATTTCCGATGACCCGAAGGTACCGGATGAGAACTTCCTGGTCCGCCTGGACCTGACCACCCGCACGCTGGAAACGGTGACGCGGTGGGACAAGTTCTGGGGAAATTTGATGGGCGTGTGGCAGAACAGGCTTCTGATCACCCGGACCCTGCTGGCGGAGGACTGTCCGGTGGAGCCGGTCTACGATCATTATTCGGTGGCCAACCGGGAGGAGCTCTCCCCCTGGCTGCGGACGGTGCTGTATGCGCTGGACCCTGTGACCGGCCAGGAGGAAGAATTGTACAGCGAGCCGGGGTTCTTCCTGGCCCGGAGTGACCTGGCCTACGATGCACTCTGGAGTGTTGATGACCAGTCCCGGCTGATCTGCCGCCCCCTGGGACAGACGGAAGACCAGGTGCTGGCCCAGCTGCCAGAAGGTGCATATATCTGGGGCGTCTACGACGAGGATGTGCTGCTCTACTGCACCGAGGAGGGCGAGCAATGGCTGTATGTTTACCACCGCGCGGATGGCTCGCTGGACCGCAGCCCCCGGAAGGGCTGGTTTGGCGGGGAATACCGCGCCATCTCGATCATCGGGGAGGCCGGTCCGGGACGCTATCTCGTGCTGTCGGATGCTAACACCGGGATGCAGCAACTGGCCGGAGCGGATGGTACCCAGTATCTCATTGATGGGTACAACGGGTATGCCATTGCCAGCCGGGAGGCTTTGCTGGACAGTTCTGTACCGATGACTCCGGTGACCAGGCCGGGAACGCCCTGAAAAGGAAAGATGGATATGATTTATACCGTAACGTTTAATCCGGCCATCGACTATGTGGTGCGCCTGGACCGGCCGCTGGAGGCGGGCGCTATCAACCGCAGCGCCGGGGAGGACTGCGTCCTGGGCGGCAAGGGCATCAATGTGTCGGGGGTGCTGGCGCAGCTGGATTGTCCCAGCGTGGCTTTGGGCTTTGTGGCCGGGGAGACCGGCGCCTGGCTGGAACGCGGTCTGGCAGCCCAGGGACTGCATACCGAATTCATCCATCTGCCGGCGGGCATGACCCGCATCAATGTGAAGATCAAGGCGGGGCAGGAAACCGAACTCAACGGTGCCGGGCCGGTTATCCCGCCCCAGGCCATGGAGGCCCTCTTCCAGCAGCTGGATAAATTGCAGGCAGGGGATATTCTGGTGCTGGCGGGCAGCATTCCCGCCAGTCTGCAGCCCGACACCTACGAGAAAATCCTCACCCGCCTGCAGGGACATGGTGTGCAGAGCGTGGTGGATGCCTCGGGGGCGCTGCTGGCCGGCGTGCTGGCCTACCACCCGTTTCTCATCAAGCCCAACCACCATGAACTGGCTGAGATCGTGGGCCGCCCGCTGCAGGGCGATGACCAGATCACCGGGGCCGCCCGGGAACTGCAGGAGCGGGGCGCCTGCAACGTGCTGGTCAGTATGGCCGGGGACGGCGCCCTGCTGCTGGACGCGGACGGCGGAGTGCACCGCATCGGCACACCCAGGGGGACGGTAATCAACAGTGTGGGAGCAGGGGACAGTATGCTGGCCGGTTTCCTGGCCGGATACCTCCGGACCGGCTCCTATGAAACGGCCCTGCGGCTGGGCACAGCCTGCGGCAGCGCCACGGCCTTCAGTCTGGGGCTGGCCACACGGCAGGAGATTGACCGCCTGCTGGCACAACTGTAAACGAAACCCCGGCCGGACTTGTTCCGGTCGGGGTTCTGTGCTATGATGAAGGAAAATCGGTGCAAAGGGGAGAACGGGATGGAACAGCAAAGGCAGCCGGTGCCGGGGTCGGAGATCACGCTGGAGGGGGCGGTGAATTTCCGGGAACTGGGCGGCTATGCGGCGGCGGACGGGCGCCGAGTGCGCCGGGGACTGCTGTACCGCGGCGGCAACCTGGATGCGTTGCAGAGCCCGGCGGACCGGGCGGCGCTGGAAAGCTGGCACCTGCGGGACATTCTGGATCTACGCAGCGCCGGGGAGGCCGACAAACACCCCGATCCGCCGGTGCCGGGGGCGCAGTATCACCGGGTATGTGCCATGCGGATGCAGGACGGCACCGAGATGGATTTTTCCTCCACGGGCATCCAGCGGCTGGCAGCCGAAAAGGCTGCGTTTGAGCGGGAGGCCGGTCATCCGGTGCACGATTTTGAATGGTTCAGTGTGCTGTACCGGCAGATGCCCTTCGGCAATCCCGCCTACCGGCTGCTGTTCCGGCTGTTGGAAGAACACCGCGGCCCGCTGCTGTTTCACTGCACCTGCGGCAAGGACCGTACCGGCATTGCGGCCATACTGGTCCTGTTGGCGCTGGGTGTGCCCCGTAAATTGGCGCTGACGGATTATCTGCTGACCAATGTGTACCGCCGCCGGATCATTGCGGCCTCCCTGCAGGGGAAAACGCCCCGGGACCATCGCCTGCTCTTGTCGGTGGAGGGGGTCAGCGCGGAGATGGGCGCCGGTGCCATCGATGAGATTCTGCAGCGCTATCCCAGCTATGAGGCGTATTTTGAGAGTGAGTACGGCCTGGACGCAAAACGTCTGTCCGCGCTGCGGGATTTTTACCTGACCCTATGAAAAAAGGAGCGCTGCCCCTTACGGGCAGCGCTCCTGCTTGTTATGAGAAAGAATCCGCCGGATCAGCCCAGGCTGATGCCCATGGCGCGGGCCACATTGACCATGTCGCAGTCGCCGGGCACGCCGCGGGTCTTGCCGGCAATGTCGGCAAGCGGGTTGGCGGTCACGTGGCGGTTGACCATGGCCACCGTCACGCCGTAATGTTCGTCCGCCACAAGGCTGGCCGCATAGGAACCGAACTGGGTGGCCAGCACGCGGTCGTAGGCGCTGGGGCTGCCGCCGCGCTGCATGTGGCCCGGCACGCAGATGCGGGTCTCGGCACCGGTCATCTCCTCGATCTGATGGGCGATGCGGGCGGTGGCAGTGGTGTAGCCGGCCTGGGCGCGCTGGGCGGTCCACTCCTTGCGCTTCATCTTGGCTTCCTCCACCGAGAAGGCGCCCTCGGCCACGGCCAGGATGGAGAAGTTCTTGCCGGCCTTGGCGCGGTTCTCCACGGCGGCAGCCACCTTCTTGATGTCGTAGGGCATTTCGGGGATCAGGATAATGTCAGCGCCGCCCGCAATGCCGGAATACAGCGTCAGCCAGCCGGCCTTGTTGCCCATGATCTCGATGCACATCACGCGGCTGTGGCTGCCGGCAGTGGTGTGGATGCGGTCGATGACCTCGGTGGCGATATCCACAGCCGTATGGAAACCGAAGGTCACATCGGTGCCGTAGATGTCGTTGTCGATGGTCTTGGGCAGGCCGATGATGTTGAGCCCTTCCTGGCTCAGCAGATTGGCGGTTTTGTGGGTGCCGTTGCCGCCCAGGCAGAGCAGGCAGTCCAGTTTGGCAGCGCGGTAGTTTTTCTTCATGGCGGCCACCTTGTCCACCTTGTCATCCTCCACAACGCGCATCTTCTTGAAGGGGGTGCGCTTGGTGCCCAGGATGGTGCCGCCCACCGTCAGGATACCGGAGAACTCATCGGGGCTCATCTCACGATAATTGCCGTTGATCAGGCCGTCGTAGCCGTTCAGGATGCCGACGATCTCCACCTTGTCGCCCATACGATTGTACAGCGCTTTGGCCACGCCGCGGATGGTCGCGTTCAGACCGGGGCAGTCGCCGCCGGAAGTCAGGATACCCACTCGAATTGCCATAATGATTACCTCCCGTATGCCGCGCTGTGCGCGGTTTTTGCACGGCGATGCCATGCAATCTTACTATAAATGTACGCCACGGAAAACCGCTTGTCAACCCTGGAAAACAAAAATAGACGATAAAGCGACAGATGCAAAAAACATGAAAAAATCGCAAAAAAACTGTTGACAAAAGACCCTTCAGCGGCTATAATAGTTAAGCGTTGAGGGCAGGCGCCCACAACACAATGCGATGGGGATTCGCATAATGGTAGTGCAGCGGACTCTGACTCCGCCCGTGGGAGTTCGATCCTCTCATCCCCAACCACACCGCAGCAGCTCTGCTGCTGCGGTTTTTTTTATCGGGGTGTAGCGCAGTTGGTAGCGCGCTTGGTTCGGGACCAAGAGGCCGTGGGTTCGAATCCCGTCACTCCGACTTGCTTGACCGCGAAAAGCTGCAATGCTTTTCGCGGTTTTTGTTATCCGCATAGTATAAAAAGGGACCGTTTCCTGCCAGGGCAGGAAGCGGTCCCTTTCGTTTCAGGATTGCAGGCGCTGGTCGGTGCCGAAGAACTTGAACATTTTGCAGCCGCCCAGCATCCGGCTGGCCACCTTTTCGGTATAGCGCGCCACAAACACACTCTGATCGGTGATGTTGGTGGTGTAAATGGTGGGGCGCTCGGTGAGCATCCGGGTGTTGATGAGTTCGTACAGCACGCTGATGGTCAGCGGTGTGATGTACTCGGTACCCAGATCGTCCAGGATCAGCAG encodes the following:
- the pfkB gene encoding 1-phosphofructokinase — encoded protein: MIYTVTFNPAIDYVVRLDRPLEAGAINRSAGEDCVLGGKGINVSGVLAQLDCPSVALGFVAGETGAWLERGLAAQGLHTEFIHLPAGMTRINVKIKAGQETELNGAGPVIPPQAMEALFQQLDKLQAGDILVLAGSIPASLQPDTYEKILTRLQGHGVQSVVDASGALLAGVLAYHPFLIKPNHHELAEIVGRPLQGDDQITGAARELQERGACNVLVSMAGDGALLLDADGGVHRIGTPRGTVINSVGAGDSMLAGFLAGYLRTGSYETALRLGTACGSATAFSLGLATRQEIDRLLAQL
- a CDS encoding tyrosine-protein phosphatase, whose protein sequence is MEQQRQPVPGSEITLEGAVNFRELGGYAAADGRRVRRGLLYRGGNLDALQSPADRAALESWHLRDILDLRSAGEADKHPDPPVPGAQYHRVCAMRMQDGTEMDFSSTGIQRLAAEKAAFEREAGHPVHDFEWFSVLYRQMPFGNPAYRLLFRLLEEHRGPLLFHCTCGKDRTGIAAILVLLALGVPRKLALTDYLLTNVYRRRIIAASLQGKTPRDHRLLLSVEGVSAEMGAGAIDEILQRYPSYEAYFESEYGLDAKRLSALRDFYLTL
- a CDS encoding ATP-dependent 6-phosphofructokinase — translated: MAIRVGILTSGGDCPGLNATIRGVAKALYNRMGDKVEIVGILNGYDGLINGNYREMSPDEFSGILTVGGTILGTKRTPFKKMRVVEDDKVDKVAAMKKNYRAAKLDCLLCLGGNGTHKTANLLSQEGLNIIGLPKTIDNDIYGTDVTFGFHTAVDIATEVIDRIHTTAGSHSRVMCIEIMGNKAGWLTLYSGIAGGADIILIPEMPYDIKKVAAAVENRAKAGKNFSILAVAEGAFSVEEAKMKRKEWTAQRAQAGYTTATARIAHQIEEMTGAETRICVPGHMQRGGSPSAYDRVLATQFGSYAASLVADEHYGVTVAMVNRHVTANPLADIAGKTRGVPGDCDMVNVARAMGISLG